A genomic window from Streptomyces sp. WMMC940 includes:
- a CDS encoding glycoside hydrolase family 16 protein — protein MSTSRISRLSRTPLITALTALAVALTGLLALGPASPASGAVPPAPDWNLQWSDDFTGPNRSLPSSANWQIDTGHGYPGGPANWGTGEIQNYTNNPDNVSLDGGGNLRITPLRDGAGNWTSARIETHRADFKAPAGGTLRIEGRIQMPNVTGDAALGYWPAFWALGAPYRGNYWNWPGIGEFDIMENVNGLNSVWGVLHCGVNPGGPCNETSGLGASRTCPGASCQSAFHTYRFEWDRSASPNALRWYVDDRLYHSVNQNQMDAGTWADMTEHAGYFILLNVAIGGAFPDALAGKTPTAATVPGRPMLVDYVAVWTRGGGTTPPPTDPPPTGSSQLYLRGGGAAGDATGSVSTVTLASAGGANHDGTPHSPQVFTSGPLTRAYNGGSTQFDLFVDAGTTVANGQQVRVSYDRTGDGTWDRTETYHYFATDPVPGYEHYTQARGLRSATGTHGDLTNGRVRIEVWNAIGNGGSTLGTGNQSSVRIPFG, from the coding sequence TTGAGCACGAGCCGCATCAGCAGACTCTCCCGTACCCCACTCATCACCGCGCTCACGGCCCTCGCCGTCGCCCTGACCGGGCTCCTCGCCCTCGGTCCCGCGAGCCCGGCCAGCGGCGCGGTACCCCCCGCGCCGGACTGGAACCTCCAGTGGAGCGACGACTTCACCGGTCCGAACCGGTCCCTGCCCTCCTCCGCGAACTGGCAGATCGACACCGGCCACGGCTATCCGGGCGGCCCCGCCAACTGGGGCACCGGCGAGATCCAGAACTACACGAACAACCCGGACAACGTCAGCCTCGACGGCGGCGGCAATCTGCGCATCACCCCGCTTCGCGACGGCGCGGGCAACTGGACCTCCGCGCGGATCGAGACCCACCGCGCCGACTTCAAGGCCCCGGCCGGCGGCACCCTGCGCATCGAGGGCCGGATCCAGATGCCCAATGTGACCGGGGACGCGGCACTGGGCTACTGGCCCGCGTTCTGGGCGCTCGGCGCACCGTACCGGGGCAACTACTGGAACTGGCCCGGCATCGGCGAGTTCGACATCATGGAGAACGTCAACGGCCTCAACTCCGTCTGGGGCGTGCTCCACTGCGGAGTGAACCCCGGCGGGCCGTGCAACGAGACCAGCGGCCTCGGCGCCAGCCGCACCTGCCCCGGCGCGAGCTGCCAGTCCGCGTTCCACACGTACCGTTTCGAGTGGGACCGCTCCGCCTCGCCCAACGCCCTGCGCTGGTACGTGGACGACCGGCTCTACCACAGCGTGAACCAGAACCAGATGGACGCCGGCACCTGGGCCGACATGACCGAGCACGCCGGCTACTTCATCCTCCTCAACGTCGCGATCGGCGGCGCCTTCCCGGACGCGCTGGCGGGGAAGACGCCGACCGCCGCGACCGTCCCCGGCCGCCCGATGCTCGTGGACTACGTCGCCGTGTGGACCCGTGGCGGCGGCACGACCCCGCCGCCGACCGACCCGCCGCCGACGGGCTCCTCCCAGCTGTACCTGCGCGGGGGCGGTGCCGCCGGGGACGCGACCGGGTCCGTCTCCACCGTCACGCTCGCGTCGGCGGGCGGAGCGAACCACGACGGCACCCCGCACAGCCCGCAGGTGTTCACCTCCGGCCCGCTCACCCGGGCGTACAACGGAGGTTCGACGCAGTTCGACCTCTTCGTGGACGCCGGCACGACCGTCGCCAACGGCCAGCAGGTGCGGGTGAGCTACGACCGCACCGGCGACGGGACCTGGGACCGCACCGAGACGTACCACTACTTCGCCACCGACCCCGTCCCGGGATACGAGCACTACACCCAGGCACGCGGTCTGCGCTCGGCCACCGGTACGCACGGCGATCTGACGAACGGCAGAGTGCGGATCGAGGTGTGGAACGCCATCGGCAACGGCGGCAGCACCCTGGGCACCGGCAACCAGTCCTCCGTCCGCATCCCCTTCGGCTGA
- a CDS encoding DUF1996 domain-containing protein — translation MPIRRALASAAALLFLATAGCAAGTEGHGEGRAPMNHRAHAYTYTKAQAAAIVAQAAAPLRGSEFRADCFSSHRRGDDPIVFPGQAGRSHIHEFYGNRTANASSTLQSLSAGTTNCTPSTDLSSYWTPTLYQNGVPVAPERVTVYYQGITDRTRAVAHPRGLRYVVGNALATSPDQNPAARWSCVGRPESSRDFMNCPPGTKLENYLDFPTCWDGRNLDSANHRDHMAYATGQTCPSSHPVVVPRLELLITWPVHGGGLTLAGTRGGVNVTDAPGHTFHGDFFNAWNQAELERRVRDCIVAGYICGTDGRPIEQ, via the coding sequence ATGCCGATCCGAAGAGCGCTCGCGAGCGCGGCGGCCCTGCTCTTCCTGGCCACCGCGGGCTGCGCGGCCGGCACCGAAGGGCACGGCGAGGGCCGTGCCCCGATGAACCACAGGGCGCACGCGTACACCTACACCAAGGCCCAGGCGGCGGCGATCGTCGCCCAGGCGGCGGCCCCGCTGCGCGGGAGCGAGTTCCGCGCGGACTGCTTCTCCAGCCACCGGCGGGGCGACGACCCGATCGTGTTCCCCGGCCAGGCGGGCCGCTCCCACATCCACGAGTTCTACGGGAACAGGACGGCGAACGCCTCGTCGACGCTCCAGTCGCTGAGCGCCGGCACCACCAACTGCACGCCGAGCACGGACCTTTCGTCCTACTGGACGCCGACCCTCTACCAGAACGGAGTGCCCGTGGCCCCGGAGCGGGTCACCGTCTACTACCAGGGCATCACCGACCGCACCCGCGCCGTGGCCCATCCGCGCGGACTGCGGTACGTGGTCGGGAACGCCCTCGCCACCTCCCCCGACCAGAACCCGGCCGCGCGCTGGTCCTGCGTGGGACGGCCCGAGTCCAGCCGGGACTTCATGAACTGCCCGCCGGGCACGAAGCTGGAGAACTACCTGGACTTCCCCACCTGCTGGGACGGGAGGAACCTGGACAGCGCCAACCACCGCGACCACATGGCGTACGCGACGGGACAGACGTGTCCGTCGAGCCATCCGGTGGTCGTGCCGCGGCTGGAGCTGCTGATCACCTGGCCGGTGCACGGCGGCGGGCTCACCCTGGCCGGCACCCGGGGCGGGGTCAATGTGACCGATGCCCCCGGCCACACCTTCCACGGCGACTTCTTCAACGCCTGGAACCAGGCGGAGTTGGAACGCCGGGTGCGGGACTGCATCGTGGCGGGCTACATCTGCGGAACGGACGGACGCCCCATCGAGCAGTGA
- a CDS encoding GYD domain-containing protein — MPKYLVRASYSAEGTKGLLTEGGTGRREAVEQVLRSCGGTLEWMYFAFGDDDLYLVLDMPDAVSMAATSMKVRATGAITSRAVPLLSVEDIDAAARTRVDFRPPGA; from the coding sequence ATGCCCAAATACCTGGTCCGGGCCAGCTACAGCGCCGAGGGCACCAAGGGCCTGCTCACCGAGGGCGGCACGGGCCGCCGGGAGGCCGTGGAGCAGGTCCTCCGCTCCTGCGGCGGCACCCTCGAATGGATGTACTTCGCGTTCGGCGACGACGACCTGTACCTCGTGCTGGACATGCCCGACGCCGTCTCGATGGCCGCCACCTCCATGAAGGTCCGTGCCACGGGGGCGATCACGTCCCGGGCCGTGCCCCTGCTCAGCGTCGAGGACATCGACGCGGCGGCGCGGACGCGGGTCGACTTCCGGCCACCGGGAGCCTGA
- a CDS encoding cation:dicarboxylate symporter family transporter, with amino-acid sequence MATAPAAARRDRTHYLYLAVIGAVVLGVIVGFAAPGVAVELKPIGTGFVSLIKMMISPIIFCTIVLGVGSVRKAAKVGAVGGLALGYFLVMSTVALAIGLIVGNVLDPGHGLQLTDAARAAGEKQAEGAGEGTVDFLLGVIPTTLVSAFTEGEVLQTLLVALLAGFALQAMGSAGEPVLRGIGHLQKLVFRILAMIMWAAPVGAFGAIAAVVGETGVDALKSLAVIMIGFYVTCALFVVLVLGTLLRVVAGVNLFALLKYLGREFLLILSTSSSESALPRLIAKMEHLGVSKPVVGITVPTGYSFNLDGTAIYLTMGSLFVAEAMGTPLSVGEQISLLVFMIIASKGAAGVTGAGLATLAGGLQSHKPALVDGVGLIVGIDRFMSEARALTNFAGNAVATVLVGTWTKEIDKERAAEVLAGRIPFDESTFVDDHAPGAASAEVPEQRDEARREPALKV; translated from the coding sequence GTGGCAACCGCTCCAGCAGCCGCAAGGCGGGATCGCACCCACTATCTGTATCTCGCCGTCATCGGTGCCGTCGTCCTCGGCGTCATCGTGGGCTTCGCCGCCCCCGGCGTCGCCGTCGAACTCAAGCCGATCGGCACCGGGTTCGTGAGCCTGATCAAGATGATGATCTCCCCGATCATCTTCTGCACGATCGTGCTCGGCGTCGGCTCGGTCCGCAAGGCGGCCAAGGTCGGTGCCGTGGGCGGTCTGGCCCTCGGCTACTTCCTGGTGATGTCGACGGTCGCGCTGGCCATCGGCCTGATCGTGGGCAATGTCCTCGACCCGGGGCACGGACTGCAGCTGACGGACGCGGCGAGGGCCGCGGGCGAGAAGCAGGCCGAGGGCGCCGGCGAGGGCACCGTGGACTTCCTCCTCGGGGTCATCCCGACCACCCTGGTCTCCGCCTTCACCGAGGGCGAGGTGCTGCAGACCCTGCTGGTCGCGCTGCTCGCGGGCTTCGCGCTGCAGGCCATGGGCTCCGCCGGGGAGCCGGTCCTGCGCGGAATCGGCCACCTCCAGAAGCTGGTCTTCCGCATCCTCGCGATGATCATGTGGGCGGCCCCGGTGGGCGCCTTCGGGGCCATCGCGGCCGTCGTCGGCGAGACCGGCGTCGACGCCCTGAAGTCGCTCGCGGTCATCATGATCGGCTTCTACGTCACCTGTGCGCTGTTCGTAGTCCTCGTCCTCGGCACCCTGCTGCGGGTCGTCGCCGGGGTCAATCTGTTCGCGCTGCTGAAGTACCTGGGTCGGGAGTTCCTGCTGATCCTGTCCACCTCGTCCTCCGAGTCGGCGCTGCCGCGGCTCATCGCGAAGATGGAGCACCTGGGCGTCTCCAAGCCCGTCGTCGGCATCACCGTCCCGACCGGCTACTCCTTCAATCTGGACGGCACCGCCATCTACCTGACGATGGGCTCGCTGTTCGTCGCCGAGGCGATGGGGACCCCGCTCTCGGTCGGTGAGCAGATCTCGCTGCTGGTCTTCATGATCATCGCCTCGAAGGGTGCGGCGGGTGTCACCGGCGCCGGCCTCGCGACCCTCGCGGGCGGACTCCAGTCGCACAAGCCCGCCCTGGTCGACGGCGTCGGCCTGATCGTCGGCATCGACCGCTTCATGAGCGAGGCGCGCGCCCTCACCAACTTCGCGGGCAACGCCGTCGCCACGGTCCTGGTCGGCACCTGGACCAAGGAGATCGACAAGGAGCGTGCCGCCGAGGTCCTCGCCGGCCGCATCCCGTTCGACGAGTCGACCTTCGTCGACGACCACGCCCCGGGCGCGGCCTCCGCCGAGGTGCCGGAGCAGCGTGACGAGGCGCGCAGGGAGCCGGCCCTGAAGGTCTGA
- a CDS encoding sensor histidine kinase: protein MRIPRPRSLAGQLFAMQVVLVTAIVAGFALFSYVTDRAQAEETARRQTTATAAAVADFPSVVTALRSADPTARLQPHAERLRKDAEVDFVVIMSPDGRRWTHPEPGEIGHVYLGHIDEARRGHTVSETYTGTLGPSVRTVAPVRDDSGRIVALVSAGITIDKISEQLGKQLTALLAMAGAALALGGLGTYVINARLRRHTHGMNAAELSRMHDYHEATLHAVREGLLMLDGHRRIALINDGARELLGLDADVVGRAPDELGLPPGLTGALLASEPRVDELHLTADRVLVVSTQPVVGGERRGTVVTLRDHTQLQSLTGELDSERGFTQALRAQAHEAANRLHTVVSLIELGRADEAVEFATAELELAQVLTDRVVTAVGEPVLAALLLGKAAQANEHGVELVLTDDSRIDDGVLPPWLPPRDLVTILGNLIDNAVEASSAKRPAARGARADRAGSPLVDASAAVTAGAAAMAAAPGTHPPTPPDAAGAGAAGRPTAVRPAPEPGHDEPGAAVPGARAARAGADRPATTPGGLEDAGHRGHGHRPPGPARAALDVHGDDGHGPATAAHARAAVARPRVVVTARADENGLVLRVSDTGPGLGPGDTESVFERGWSTRGPGRGLGLALVRQAAHRGRGTVEAARGPYGGAEFTVRLPLSTTEVET from the coding sequence ATGCGCATCCCCCGCCCGCGGAGCCTCGCCGGCCAGCTCTTCGCGATGCAGGTCGTGCTGGTCACCGCCATCGTGGCCGGTTTCGCGCTCTTCTCCTACGTCACGGACCGCGCACAGGCCGAGGAGACCGCGCGCCGGCAGACGACGGCGACCGCGGCGGCCGTGGCGGACTTCCCGTCGGTGGTGACGGCACTGCGGTCGGCGGACCCGACGGCGCGGCTGCAACCGCACGCGGAGCGACTGCGGAAGGACGCGGAGGTCGACTTCGTGGTGATCATGTCACCGGACGGAAGGCGCTGGACCCATCCCGAACCGGGTGAGATAGGACACGTCTATCTGGGTCACATCGACGAGGCACGGCGGGGACACACGGTCTCGGAGACCTACACGGGGACGCTGGGGCCGTCGGTGCGGACGGTGGCGCCGGTGCGGGACGACTCCGGCCGGATCGTCGCGCTCGTCAGTGCGGGCATCACCATCGACAAGATCAGCGAGCAGCTCGGCAAGCAGCTCACGGCACTGCTGGCGATGGCCGGAGCGGCACTGGCACTGGGCGGACTGGGAACATACGTGATCAACGCCCGGCTGCGGCGGCACACGCACGGGATGAACGCGGCGGAACTGAGCCGTATGCACGATTACCACGAGGCCACGCTCCACGCGGTGCGCGAAGGGCTGCTGATGCTCGACGGACACCGCCGCATCGCGCTGATCAACGACGGGGCACGGGAGCTGCTGGGACTCGACGCGGACGTCGTGGGCCGGGCCCCCGACGAACTGGGCCTGCCGCCCGGGCTGACGGGGGCCCTGCTGGCGAGCGAGCCGCGCGTCGACGAACTGCACCTCACGGCCGACCGGGTGCTCGTCGTCTCCACCCAGCCGGTGGTCGGCGGTGAGCGCCGCGGCACGGTGGTGACCCTGCGGGACCACACCCAACTCCAGTCGCTGACCGGTGAACTGGACTCCGAGCGCGGCTTCACCCAGGCGCTGCGCGCGCAGGCCCACGAGGCGGCCAACCGGCTGCACACCGTGGTCTCCCTCATCGAACTGGGCCGCGCGGACGAGGCGGTCGAGTTCGCCACCGCGGAACTCGAACTGGCGCAGGTCCTCACGGACCGCGTGGTGACCGCGGTCGGCGAGCCGGTCCTGGCGGCCCTGCTCCTGGGCAAGGCGGCCCAGGCCAACGAGCACGGCGTCGAACTCGTCCTCACCGACGACAGCCGTATCGACGACGGGGTCCTCCCGCCCTGGCTCCCGCCCCGGGACCTGGTCACCATCCTCGGCAACCTGATCGACAACGCGGTCGAGGCGTCCTCGGCGAAACGACCGGCCGCACGCGGGGCGCGAGCGGACCGGGCCGGGAGCCCCCTCGTGGATGCGTCCGCGGCCGTCACCGCCGGAGCGGCCGCCATGGCCGCGGCACCCGGCACGCATCCGCCGACCCCGCCCGATGCCGCCGGGGCCGGGGCCGCCGGACGGCCCACCGCCGTACGGCCCGCCCCCGAGCCGGGCCACGACGAGCCCGGGGCCGCCGTTCCGGGCGCACGGGCCGCGCGAGCCGGCGCGGATCGGCCGGCAACCACCCCGGGCGGGCTGGAGGACGCCGGGCACCGGGGCCACGGCCACCGGCCCCCCGGGCCCGCCCGTGCCGCGCTCGACGTGCACGGGGACGACGGCCACGGGCCCGCGACCGCAGCGCACGCCCGCGCCGCCGTCGCGCGCCCGCGCGTCGTCGTCACCGCGCGTGCCGACGAGAACGGGCTCGTGCTGCGCGTCAGCGACACGGGACCCGGGCTCGGTCCCGGGGACACGGAGAGCGTGTTCGAACGTGGCTGGTCGACCAGAGGCCCGGGACGGGGCCTGGGGCTCGCACTGGTGCGGCAGGCCGCGCACCGGGGACGGGGCACGGTGGAGGCGGCCCGGGGCCCGTACGGTGGCGCGGAGTTCACCGTACGGCTGCCCCTGAGCACCACGGAGGTCGAGACATGA
- a CDS encoding response regulator codes for MTAPTGIRVLVVEDDPVAADAHALYVGRVPGFTVAGVAHSRAAAYRVLERTPVELILLDLYLPDGHGLQLLRSLRAAGHSADVIAVTSARDLTVVREGVSLGVVQYVLKPFTFATLRDRLDRYAEFRATAGEASGQDEVDRALATLRTPQPAALPKGLSAPTLEAVTRTLRDAEGGLTAAEAGTAVGISRITARRYLEHLVTEGRAARSPQYGQVGRPELQYRWLRSGR; via the coding sequence ATGACCGCCCCCACCGGGATCCGGGTGCTCGTCGTCGAGGACGACCCCGTCGCCGCCGACGCACACGCGCTGTACGTGGGCCGCGTACCGGGGTTCACCGTGGCGGGCGTCGCCCACTCGCGGGCCGCGGCGTACCGGGTGCTGGAGCGCACCCCCGTGGAGCTGATCCTGCTCGACCTCTATCTGCCGGACGGGCACGGGCTCCAGCTGCTGCGCTCCCTACGGGCCGCCGGGCACTCCGCCGATGTGATCGCCGTGACCTCCGCGCGAGATCTGACCGTGGTCCGTGAGGGCGTGTCACTGGGCGTCGTCCAGTACGTCCTCAAGCCGTTCACCTTCGCCACCCTGCGCGACCGCCTCGACCGGTACGCCGAGTTCCGCGCCACCGCCGGCGAGGCGTCCGGGCAGGACGAGGTGGACCGCGCACTGGCGACCCTGCGCACCCCGCAGCCGGCCGCCCTCCCCAAGGGCCTCAGCGCACCGACCCTGGAGGCGGTCACCCGCACCCTCCGGGACGCCGAGGGCGGGCTCACCGCGGCCGAGGCGGGTACGGCGGTGGGGATCTCGCGGATCACCGCACGCCGCTATCTGGAGCATCTCGTCACCGAGGGCCGGGCTGCGCGCAGCCCCCAGTACGGCCAGGTCGGCCGGCCCGAGCTGCAGTACCGCTGGCTCCGCTCCGGCCGCTGA
- a CDS encoding helix-turn-helix domain-containing protein yields MAPGHVAYGLQAQYGLPVTADTVVAWERGLLAPDSRELTALAGVLWCSPGELLGTPQSLREHRLARALGAEDVARRVGMDPAAYRRMEDGNRWRGNERQTAALAEALSLTPRELLTATGRDEELAELLRSAATTRWQAYVRPVAKMLPLPRRQLEGVLQRLHTDYHARMAATSSWGASAGSGESGKDFLDRIADHFWVLVPG; encoded by the coding sequence ATGGCGCCGGGCCACGTCGCCTACGGGCTCCAGGCCCAGTACGGGCTCCCGGTGACCGCGGACACCGTGGTCGCTTGGGAGCGGGGACTCCTGGCGCCGGACTCCCGGGAGCTGACCGCGCTCGCGGGAGTGCTGTGGTGCTCGCCCGGCGAACTGCTCGGCACCCCGCAAAGCCTGCGCGAGCACCGCCTGGCCCGAGCTCTGGGCGCCGAGGACGTGGCCCGCCGGGTGGGCATGGATCCGGCGGCGTACCGGCGCATGGAGGACGGCAACCGCTGGCGCGGGAACGAACGGCAGACCGCCGCCCTCGCGGAGGCGCTGTCCCTGACCCCGCGCGAGCTGCTCACCGCGACCGGACGCGACGAGGAGCTGGCGGAGCTGCTGCGCAGCGCGGCGACCACCCGCTGGCAGGCGTACGTGCGCCCGGTGGCGAAGATGCTGCCGCTTCCCCGACGGCAGCTGGAGGGCGTGCTGCAGCGGCTGCACACGGACTACCACGCCCGGATGGCGGCCACCTCCAGCTGGGGCGCGTCGGCCGGCTCCGGGGAGTCGGGCAAGGACTTCCTCGACCGGATCGCCGACCACTTCTGGGTGCTGGTCCCCGGCTGA
- a CDS encoding HAD family acid phosphatase, translating into MHVRRWTTRAAVSAAALALTTSMTATASADTVTAAPRTVAPASATTHAPQRSDLTAAGLAGIDYATWQRDVTAALATARPYIEQRTAGASGQRLAMVLDIDNTSLETDFHYFWEYPTPAVRQVRDLVRYADSRGVDVFFVTARPDIIESLTSYNLRKAGYPVDGLYVRSLPDLFDEVSAYKTGKRAEIEAKGYTIIANVGNRPSDLVGGHAERTFKLPDYDGKLS; encoded by the coding sequence ATGCATGTACGCAGATGGACCACCCGCGCCGCGGTCTCGGCCGCCGCACTCGCGCTCACCACGTCCATGACGGCCACGGCCTCCGCCGACACCGTGACCGCCGCACCGCGGACCGTGGCCCCGGCATCCGCCACCACCCACGCGCCGCAGCGCTCGGACCTCACCGCCGCCGGACTGGCCGGGATCGACTACGCCACCTGGCAGCGCGACGTCACGGCGGCCCTCGCCACCGCCCGTCCCTACATCGAGCAGCGCACGGCCGGCGCGTCCGGGCAGCGTCTCGCCATGGTGCTGGACATCGACAACACCTCGCTGGAGACGGACTTCCACTACTTCTGGGAGTACCCGACGCCCGCGGTCAGGCAGGTCCGGGACCTCGTCCGCTACGCCGACTCCCGCGGGGTGGACGTCTTCTTCGTCACCGCCCGCCCCGACATCATCGAGTCGCTGACGTCGTACAACCTCAGGAAGGCCGGGTACCCGGTCGACGGTCTGTACGTGCGCAGCCTGCCCGACCTGTTCGACGAGGTCAGCGCATACAAGACGGGCAAGCGCGCGGAGATCGAGGCCAAGGGCTACACGATCATCGCCAATGTCGGCAACCGGCCCAGCGACCTGGTCGGCGGCCACGCCGAGCGGACGTTCAAGCTGCCCGACTACGACGGCAAGCTCTCCTGA
- a CDS encoding ATP-dependent 6-phosphofructokinase: MRIGILTAGGDCPGLNAVIRSVVHRAMTGYGDEVIGFEDGFKGLLEGHYRTLDLNAVSGILARGGTILGSARLERSRLREAAENSAELARKYGLDALVPVGGEGTLTAARMLSDAGMPVVGVPKTIDNDISSTDRTFGFDTAVMVATEAIDRLKTTAESHQRVMVVEVMGRHAGWIALESGMAGGAHGICLPERPFQVEDLVKMVEERFARGKKFAVICVAEGAHPAEGSMEYKKGEIDQYGHERFTGIGTRLAAELERRMGKEARPVILGHVQRGGTPTAYDRVLANRFGWHAVEAVHRGEFGRMTALRGTEVITVPLAEAVTRLKTVPEDRVHEAESVF; encoded by the coding sequence ATGCGCATCGGAATTCTGACCGCAGGCGGCGACTGTCCCGGCCTCAACGCAGTGATCCGGTCGGTCGTGCACCGTGCGATGACCGGCTACGGGGACGAAGTCATCGGATTCGAGGACGGGTTCAAGGGCCTGCTCGAAGGCCACTACCGCACCCTGGACCTCAACGCCGTCAGCGGCATCCTTGCCCGCGGCGGCACGATCCTCGGCTCGGCCCGGCTCGAACGCTCCAGGCTCCGCGAAGCCGCCGAGAACAGCGCGGAGTTGGCGCGGAAATACGGGCTGGACGCCCTCGTCCCGGTGGGCGGCGAGGGCACGCTGACCGCCGCGCGGATGCTGTCGGACGCCGGCATGCCCGTCGTCGGCGTGCCGAAGACGATAGACAACGACATCTCCTCCACGGACCGCACCTTCGGGTTCGACACCGCCGTCATGGTGGCCACGGAGGCCATCGACCGGCTCAAGACCACGGCGGAGTCCCATCAGCGGGTCATGGTCGTGGAGGTCATGGGACGGCACGCGGGCTGGATCGCGCTGGAGTCCGGCATGGCCGGCGGCGCGCACGGCATCTGCCTGCCCGAGCGGCCCTTCCAGGTCGAGGACCTGGTCAAGATGGTCGAGGAACGCTTCGCCCGGGGCAAGAAGTTCGCCGTCATCTGCGTCGCCGAGGGCGCGCACCCGGCCGAGGGCTCCATGGAGTACAAGAAGGGCGAGATCGACCAGTACGGGCACGAGCGCTTCACCGGCATAGGCACCCGGCTGGCCGCGGAGCTGGAGCGGCGGATGGGCAAGGAGGCTCGGCCGGTCATCCTCGGCCATGTGCAGCGGGGCGGCACGCCCACCGCCTACGACCGGGTGCTCGCCAACCGCTTCGGCTGGCACGCGGTGGAGGCCGTCCATCGTGGCGAGTTCGGGAGGATGACCGCGCTGCGCGGCACCGAGGTGATCACGGTGCCGCTCGCGGAGGCGGTGACCCGGCTGAAGACGGTGCCCGAGGACCGGGTCCACGAGGCCGAGTCGGTCTTCTGA